One Beggiatoa leptomitoformis DNA segment encodes these proteins:
- a CDS encoding leucine-rich repeat domain-containing protein, translating to MTEIPPAECESLLQLYNSTNGDNWENNNGWNETNTPCSWVGVSCDSGHVTTIYLKKNQLTGSIPDLSHLPNLTVLWLYANQLTGSIPDFSHLPNLTTLSLGANQLTGSIPDFSHLPNLTYLSLYSNQLTGGIPDFSHLPNLTDLWLDSNQLTGSIPDFSHLPNLTVLWLNTNQLTGSIPDFSHLPNLTELNLGLNQLTGSIPDFSHLPNLTELNLGLNQLTGSIPDFSHLPNLTELWLDSNQLTGSIPDFSHLPNLTALRLNTNRLTGSIPDFSHLPNLTELWLDSNQLTGSIPDFSHLPNLTALWFDSNQLTGSIPDFSHLPNLTELRFYSNQLTGSIPDFSHLPNLTKLWLSFNQLTGSIPDFSHLPNLTRLYLNSNQLTGSIPNFSHLPNLIDLWLDSNQLTGSIPDFSHLPNLIELGLGGNKLTGSIPDFSHLPNLMELGLSFNQLTGSIPDFSHLPKLTYLNLAYNQLTGTIPNLAFSSFYVIYLHYNCGLIAFDSNQQTVLTGRNAEWQQQNDNCPIVTPTSIVVGNVSITATSPIQSNVPIQGNVILAKTGGNDILKVVNGQVTVDIATSKITGQGKIIALGIKSNPYDFQTKDIPIYSGAFTIDAVENPPVLILDPNGLPLLRMVQDVLPATLAPNRIIMENDKVTLKDALTNLTTGYLNLGLILNNIVLSQDQDSSQEAKFSATDYLKFKPVKLGNFFTLTDFEASYNFLTGAAGGKAEVTFYADRKISAEATINTKPLLCIDKLGLGFGVGESLFTLPPAPPYPFGAAFDGFFMSVDKLCSFSYSQLKYQGTGKFYLTDALGVISGVEKSLLRGYFILNGEVSIVIDMSGKIELAGNLKLLEHVPLGNAKIVIGNPTSIEGNTSLLDVMTGRVYLSVGQDSNTGVIEGTGMNRLSINLPELCFDYTGCFGPYSVDASAVDITIRVSPEGVYYIARIPLNRWISTRIDCNPTDPTGCHLFAKVRGFDEVQLRNLRAATSTNANFTFTIDKPSEYVAIQLAGQNAMPLFKVTLPNGDVLTPETTPTLMQLVNGESELAFGKDVAAKKSTYTLMTPSVGTYTIEVTNINDVGEYTFNLAIPTAQPTIQLTSLTTDEIWDKASPVNITWQADNLDIKSKISLYYADNKEGKNANIIALDLSSTTNSYLWQVPNTVQPSKYYIYAKIDNLVDMPIYGYSAGMLEIGNTEAPATPQDVIATAVDGGINIQWTPSTNTDIAGYRIFVSDKLDSQAFDHEFGIGMANSYELRGLTNGRTYQVAIAAVNATNLLKSASSQVLQVTPTGQAQGNTTATNATGQTNPSLSVFGVTTVTDGEFVESVQQEISDKINLRAEMTVDFADVGKVADLVVFAAYKATPDAQEQYYSLSQPNELGIASWNTSPTVISWNGNPSTLPALSKSIILQPQTSLEMYTGHFVATGELKVYVGYRLSDGTLVTNTKPVDISVISITFDN from the coding sequence GTGACTGAAATTCCACCCGCTGAGTGTGAGTCTTTACTACAGTTATACAACAGCACAAATGGCGATAATTGGGAAAATAATAACGGCTGGAATGAAACGAATACGCCTTGCAGTTGGGTGGGAGTAAGTTGTGATTCGGGACATGTAACAACAATTTATCTTAAGAAAAATCAACTAACAGGAAGCATCCCTGATCTTTCTCATTTGCCAAATTTGACGGTACTTTGGCTTTATGCCAATCAGCTAACGGGAAGCATCCCTGATTTTTCTCATTTGCCAAATTTGACAACCCTTAGTCTTGGGGCAAATCAGCTAACGGGAAGCATTCCTGATTTTTCTCATTTGCCAAATTTGACATACCTTAGTCTTTATTCCAATCAGCTAACGGGAGGCATCCCTGATTTTTCTCATTTGCCAAATTTGACAGACCTTTGGCTTGATTCCAATCAGCTAACGGGAAGCATCCCTGATTTTTCTCATTTGCCAAATTTGACGGTACTTTGGCTTAATACCAATCAGCTAACGGGAAGCATCCCTGATTTTTCTCATTTGCCAAATTTGACGGAACTTAATCTTGGGTTAAATCAGCTAACGGGAAGCATCCCTGATTTTTCTCATTTGCCAAATTTGACGGAACTTAATCTTGGGTTAAATCAGCTAACGGGAAGCATCCCTGATTTTTCTCATTTGCCAAATTTGACGGAACTTTGGCTTGATTCCAATCAGCTAACGGGAAGCATCCCTGATTTTTCTCATTTGCCAAATTTGACGGCACTTAGGCTTAATACCAATCGGCTAACGGGAAGCATCCCTGATTTTTCTCATTTGCCAAATTTGACGGAACTTTGGCTTGATTCCAATCAGCTAACGGGAAGCATCCCTGATTTTTCTCATTTGCCAAATTTGACGGCACTTTGGTTTGATTCCAATCAGCTAACAGGAAGCATCCCTGATTTTTCTCATTTGCCAAATTTGACGGAACTTAGGTTTTATTCCAATCAGCTAACAGGAAGCATCCCTGATTTTTCTCATTTGCCAAATTTGACGAAACTTTGGCTTTCTTTTAATCAGCTAACGGGAAGCATCCCTGATTTTTCTCATTTACCAAATTTGACAAGACTTTATCTTAATTCCAATCAGCTAACGGGAAGTATCCCTAATTTTTCTCACTTGCCAAATTTGATAGACCTTTGGCTTGATTCCAATCAGCTAACGGGAAGCATTCCTGATTTTTCTCATTTGCCAAATTTGATAGAACTTGGGCTTGGTGGCAATAAGCTAACGGGAAGCATCCCTGATTTTTCTCATTTGCCAAATTTGATGGAACTTGGGCTTTCTTTCAATCAGCTAACGGGAAGCATCCCTGATTTTTCTCATTTGCCAAAGTTGACATACCTTAATCTTGCTTACAATCAGCTAACGGGAACTATTCCAAACCTAGCCTTTTCAAGTTTTTATGTAATTTATTTACATTATAACTGCGGTTTAATCGCTTTTGATAGCAATCAACAAACCGTATTAACTGGTAGAAACGCAGAATGGCAACAACAAAACGATAATTGCCCTATTGTTACACCAACATCTATTGTTGTCGGCAATGTGTCGATTACAGCAACTTCTCCTATTCAATCTAATGTCCCTATTCAAGGCAATGTTATTCTGGCAAAAACAGGCGGAAATGACATCTTAAAAGTGGTGAATGGTCAAGTTACCGTTGACATAGCGACCAGTAAAATTACGGGACAAGGCAAAATTATCGCATTAGGTATTAAATCGAACCCTTATGACTTTCAAACCAAGGATATTCCTATTTATTCAGGGGCATTTACAATTGATGCTGTGGAAAATCCTCCCGTATTAATCCTAGACCCAAACGGTTTGCCGCTACTCAGAATGGTACAAGACGTGTTGCCTGCAACATTAGCACCCAATAGAATTATCATGGAAAATGATAAGGTTACTCTGAAGGATGCACTAACAAATCTGACAACGGGATATTTAAATCTTGGGCTTATACTAAATAATATTGTTCTATCACAAGATCAAGATTCATCTCAAGAGGCTAAGTTTTCTGCCACAGACTATTTAAAATTTAAACCAGTGAAGCTTGGTAACTTCTTTACATTAACCGATTTTGAAGCTTCTTATAACTTCCTAACAGGTGCGGCGGGCGGAAAAGCTGAAGTTACATTTTATGCGGATAGAAAAATCTCTGCTGAAGCAACTATTAATACTAAGCCATTACTTTGTATTGATAAGTTAGGTCTAGGCTTTGGCGTTGGAGAGTCACTCTTTACTCTGCCTCCTGCTCCTCCATATCCTTTTGGTGCTGCATTTGATGGCTTTTTCATGTCTGTAGATAAATTGTGTAGTTTTTCTTATTCACAATTGAAATATCAAGGAACTGGTAAATTTTATTTGACAGATGCGCTTGGTGTCATAAGCGGAGTTGAAAAGTCCCTCCTCAGAGGGTACTTCATATTAAACGGTGAAGTTTCTATTGTGATAGACATGTCAGGCAAAATTGAATTGGCTGGTAATCTAAAACTCCTTGAGCATGTTCCTTTGGGTAATGCCAAAATTGTCATCGGCAATCCAACGTCTATAGAAGGAAATACGAGCTTATTGGATGTAATGACAGGACGAGTTTATTTATCTGTAGGGCAAGACAGCAATACGGGCGTTATCGAAGGTACTGGTATGAATAGATTAAGTATTAATCTTCCTGAACTATGTTTTGACTACACTGGTTGTTTTGGTCCATATAGTGTTGATGCGTCTGCTGTTGACATAACAATACGGGTATCACCAGAAGGGGTTTATTATATTGCTCGTATTCCACTCAATAGATGGATATCAACCCGTATAGATTGTAATCCTACAGACCCCACTGGATGTCATTTGTTTGCCAAGGTTAGAGGGTTTGATGAAGTACAATTACGCAACTTACGAGCAGCAACAAGCACAAACGCAAACTTTACGTTTACAATAGATAAGCCAAGTGAATATGTGGCTATTCAATTGGCTGGTCAGAATGCGATGCCCTTGTTTAAGGTAACTTTACCTAATGGTGATGTATTAACACCTGAAACAACACCAACATTGATGCAATTGGTCAATGGAGAAAGCGAGCTGGCTTTTGGCAAAGACGTGGCGGCTAAAAAATCTACCTATACACTGATGACCCCATCTGTAGGCACTTATACGATTGAAGTCACTAATATCAATGATGTAGGGGAATATACCTTTAATTTAGCAATCCCTACTGCTCAACCAACCATTCAGCTTACCTCATTAACAACTGATGAAATTTGGGATAAAGCATCTCCTGTCAATATTACATGGCAAGCAGATAACCTTGATATTAAATCAAAAATCAGTTTGTATTATGCTGACAATAAAGAAGGCAAAAATGCAAACATCATTGCTTTAGACCTATCCTCAACAACAAACAGTTATTTATGGCAAGTACCTAACACTGTACAACCCAGTAAATACTATATTTACGCAAAAATAGATAATTTAGTAGATATGCCTATCTATGGTTACAGTGCTGGAATGCTTGAGATTGGTAATACTGAAGCTCCTGCAACGCCACAAGATGTGATTGCAACGGCTGTAGATGGTGGTATCAACATACAATGGACACCGTCAACAAATACTGACATAGCAGGCTATCGAATTTTCGTGTCTGATAAGTTAGACAGTCAAGCATTTGACCATGAATTCGGTATTGGTATGGCAAACAGCTATGAACTCAGAGGGCTAACTAATGGTAGAACCTATCAAGTTGCCATTGCTGCTGTTAACGCAACTAACTTACTGAAAAGTGCATCCAGCCAAGTTTTACAAGTGACACCAACAGGTCAAGCACAAGGAAATACAACAGCAACGAATGCAACAGGTCAAACAAACCCTAGTCTTTCGGTGTTTGGCGTAACCACTGTTACTGATGGCGAGTTTGTAGAAAGCGTGCAACAAGAAATATCAGATAAAATTAACTTACGAGCTGAAATGACTGTAGATTTCGCTGATGTAGGTAAAGTAGCTGATTTAGTTGTGTTTGCTGCTTATAAAGCAACACCTGATGCACAAGAGCAATATTATTCACTGTCTCAACCTAACGAGTTAGGTATTGCAAGCTGGAATACGTCACCCACCGTAATAAGTTGGAACGGCAATCCATCAACATTACCTGCATTGAGTAAAAGTATTATTTTACAACCTCAAACCTCTTTAGAGATGTACACAGGTCATTTTGTCGCTACAGGAGAGCTAAAAGTTTATGTTGGCTATCGTTTATCTGATGGTACGTTGGTAACTAACACAAAACCTGTTGATATCAGTGTAATAAGTATAACATTTGATAATTAA
- the prfB gene encoding peptide chain release factor 2 (programmed frameshift), with the protein MELNAIYNQLADMQARLNALRGYLDYEYKHERLIEVCLELEQPEIWNNHDKSQSLGRERVALENVVHTIDHLTEAIADNTELLELADAEDDINTANAVQKDVENIEAQIAKLEFNRMFAGEMDAHNAFLDIQSGSGGTEAQDWAEMLLRMYLRWAEKRGFKAELMECSAGEVAGIKSATVEIIGEYAYGWLRTETGVHRLVRKSPFDSGNRRHTSFAAVFVSPEIDDDIDIEINPADLRIDVYRASGAGGQHVNRTESAVRITHLPTNSVVQCQNNRSQHQNKDSAMKQLKAKLYELEMQKKRSTQQALEDSKADIGWGSQIRSYVLDQSRIKDLRTNVEVANTQAVLDGDLDKFIEASLKSGL; encoded by the exons ATGGAACTCAACGCAATTTACAACCAGTTAGCAGATATGCAAGCACGCTTAAATGCGTTAAGGGGGTATCTT GACTATGAATACAAACATGAACGCCTAATCGAAGTTTGTCTTGAACTAGAACAGCCTGAAATTTGGAATAATCATGATAAATCCCAATCACTTGGACGTGAGCGTGTTGCCCTAGAAAATGTTGTCCACACCATAGACCACCTCACTGAAGCCATTGCTGACAACACAGAACTGCTAGAACTCGCCGATGCAGAAGATGACATCAACACCGCAAATGCCGTGCAAAAAGATGTAGAAAATATTGAAGCCCAAATTGCAAAACTAGAATTTAACCGCATGTTTGCAGGCGAGATGGATGCACATAACGCCTTTTTAGACATACAATCAGGCTCTGGTGGCACAGAAGCCCAAGACTGGGCAGAAATGCTATTACGTATGTACCTGCGTTGGGCAGAAAAACGCGGTTTTAAAGCAGAATTAATGGAATGTTCCGCAGGCGAAGTTGCAGGCATTAAGAGTGCGACGGTTGAAATTATTGGCGAATACGCCTACGGTTGGCTACGCACAGAAACAGGCGTACACCGCTTAGTTAGAAAATCTCCTTTTGACTCAGGTAATCGTCGCCATACCTCTTTTGCTGCTGTATTCGTTTCCCCCGAAATTGACGATGATATTGATATAGAAATCAATCCCGCCGATTTACGCATTGATGTCTATCGTGCCAGCGGCGCGGGGGGACAACACGTCAACCGTACCGAATCCGCCGTGCGCATTACCCACTTACCCACGAATTCCGTCGTACAGTGTCAAAATAACCGCTCACAACATCAAAACAAAGATTCTGCCATGAAACAGCTCAAAGCCAAATTATATGAGCTAGAAATGCAGAAAAAACGCTCGACACAACAAGCCCTAGAAGACAGCAAAGCCGATATAGGTTGGGGAAGTCAAATTCGGTCGTATGTACTAGACCAATCACGGATTAAAGACTTGCGCACCAATGTAGAAGTTGCCAATACACAAGCCGTGTTAGACGGGGACTTAGACAAGTTTATTGAAGCGAGCTTAAAAAGTGGTTTATAA
- a CDS encoding 23S rRNA (adenine(2030)-N(6))-methyltransferase RlmJ, protein MNYRHSYHAGNFADVFKHITLIALLQHLQQKTNPFCYLETHAGIGGYDLNAEEARKTLEYQNGIEKLLQNPIDHPLLQVYQELIKSYNEETASIRYYPGSPLIAYHFLREQDRAVYIELHEEAANALKQLFKSYKHVAVHNMDGYQALKAFLPPKEKRGLVLIDPPFESPDEFTHLIKHIKIAYKRWATGTYAIWYPIKQYTDILPFHRQIRELGIPKILSTEFCIYPDDTNLRLNGCGLIIINPPWQLDDKLKTILPHLCNALTQDPHRRYRVEWLSPETP, encoded by the coding sequence ATGAATTACCGTCATAGCTACCACGCAGGCAATTTCGCCGACGTATTTAAACATATCACCCTAATTGCACTGCTCCAACACCTACAACAAAAAACCAACCCTTTTTGCTATTTAGAAACCCATGCAGGCATTGGCGGATATGATTTAAACGCAGAAGAAGCGCGAAAAACCCTAGAGTATCAAAATGGAATAGAAAAACTATTACAAAACCCCATTGACCACCCACTACTACAAGTCTATCAAGAGCTTATAAAAAGTTATAATGAAGAGACGGCAAGCATACGTTACTACCCCGGTTCGCCCCTCATCGCCTACCACTTTCTCCGCGAACAAGACAGAGCTGTCTATATAGAATTACACGAAGAAGCAGCAAACGCCCTAAAACAACTTTTTAAATCTTACAAACACGTCGCTGTGCATAATATGGATGGTTATCAAGCCTTAAAAGCCTTTTTACCGCCAAAAGAAAAACGTGGATTAGTGCTGATAGACCCCCCTTTTGAATCCCCTGATGAATTTACCCACCTCATCAAACACATCAAAATCGCTTATAAACGCTGGGCAACAGGGACTTATGCCATTTGGTATCCCATTAAACAATATACGGATATTCTCCCCTTTCACCGACAAATTCGTGAATTAGGGATTCCTAAAATATTATCCACAGAATTCTGCATCTATCCTGACGACACCAACCTACGTTTAAATGGCTGTGGTCTTATCATCATCAACCCGCCATGGCAACTAGACGATAAACTAAAAACCATCCTCCCACACCTTTGTAACGCACTCACCCAAGACCCGCATCGACGCTACCGTGTCGAATGGTTAAGCCCTGAAACACCCTAA